In the Raineyella fluvialis genome, TCCGTGTAGCCGGACGGCGACCGGGTGCCCTCGAGGGCCAGGTCACGCGCCGCGCACCAGGCGATCGAGTCCTCGTACGACCCCTCGGGGGTGGACGGGGTCATCGGCAGGTAGGTCGGGTCGCTCGCGTTCTGCTGGTCCACGACCGCGGCCATCCGCCGGAAGGCATCCACGACGAACTCCGCGGAGACGACGTCGTGGCGGATCCAGTTGGCGAGCATCTGCGAGCTGATCCGGCAGGTCGCCCGGTCCTCCATCAGGTCGATGTCGTGGATGTCCGGCACCTTGGAGCAGCCGACGCCCTGTTCGATCCAGCGGACGACGTAGCCGAGGATCGACTGGCAGGAGTTGTCGACCTCGTTGCGCTTCTCCTCCTCGGTCCAGTCCGTGCTCGGGGCGAGCGGGATCTCGAGCAGCCCCTCGAGGGTGGCCCGACGTCCTTCCTGAAGGATGTCGGCCTGACGCTCCCAGACGTTCACGTCGTGGTAGTGCGTGACATGCAGGGTGGAGCCAGTGGGCGAGGGCACCCAGGCCGTGTTCGCGCCGGCCGCCGGATGGGCGATCTTCGTCGCCAGCATGTCCGCCATGAGCTCGGTCATCGCCCACATGCCCTTGCCGATCTGGGCTCGGCCGGGCAGGCCGCAGGCGAGACCGATGTCGACGTTCCAGTCCTCGTAGCTCTTCATCCACGTGGCGGACTTCATCTCCGCCTTGCGGATCATCGGGCCCGCCACCATGGACGTGTGGATCTCGTCGCCGGTCCGGTCGAGGAAGCCGGTGTTGATGAAGATGATTCGGTCGGCGGCCTGCTCGATGCAGGACATCAGGTTCACCGTCGTACGGCGCTCCTCGTCCATGATGCCCATCTTGATCGTGTTCCGCTCCAGGCCGAGGACGTCCTCGACGGCGCCGAAGAGCTCCGACGTGAACGCGACCTCAGCGGGCCCGTGCTGCTTGGGCTTCACGATGTAGATCGACCCGGTGAGCGAGTTCGCCCGCTCGTTGGACTCCGCCAGGCCGGGCATCGCGCACAGGCTCGTGACGAGCGCGTCCAGGATGCCTTCGGGCAGTTCGTTCCCCTGCTCGTCGAGCACGGCCGGCGTGGTCATCAGGTGGCCCACGTTGCGGCAGAGCATCAGCGAGCGGCCCTTGAGCCGCAGCTCGGAACCGTCCGGTGCCGAGAAGAGACGATCGTCGGCGAGGGTCCGGGTGAACGTACGCCCACCCTTCTCCATCACCTCCGCGGCGGTGCCGTCGTTGAGGGCCAGCCAGTTGCGGTAACCGGTGACCTTGTCGGGCCCGTCGACCGCCGCCACCGAATCCTCGAAGTCCATGATCGCGGTGATGGCGGACTCCAGGACGATGTCGCTCACGCACGCCTTGTCGGCTCGTCCGATCGGGCTGTCGAAGTTGAACCGGATCTCGATGTGCAGACCATGGTGGCGCAGCAGGATGCTCTTGGGGGCGCCCGGAGCACCGGTGTAGCCGACGAAGGTGGCCTCGTCGGCCAGGCCGACGACCTCACCGGACTCCAGGGTCACCTGCAGCCGTCGGCCGGCCCGGTACTCCACGACATCGGCGTGGGAACCGGAGGCGAGCGGCACCGCCCGGTCCAGGAACGCACGGGCCCAAGCGATGACCCGCTCGCCCCGGATGGGGTTGTACCCGGTGCCGCGTTCGCCGCCGTCGGCCTCGCTGATCGCATCCGTCCCGTACAGGGCGTCGTAGAGCGAGCCCCACCGAGCGTTGGCCGCGTTGATCGCGAACCGGCGGTTCATCACCGGCACCACGAGCTGCGGACCGGCCACGTCGGCGATCTCCGCGTCGACGTTGCGGGTGCGGGCCCGCACGCCGGTCGGCTCGTCCAGCAGGTAGCCGATGTCGCGCAGGAACTGCTGGTAGGCCTTCGGCTCCGGGACCCCGGGGTGCTCCCCGTGGTAGGAGTCGAGTGCGGACTGCAGCCGGTCGCGCTCCCGCAGCAGGTCGCGGTTGCGGCCGGTGAACGCGGCGAAGACGCTGACGAAGCCGTCCCAGAAGCGGTCCCGCGGGACGCCCGCGCCGGGCAGCGCTACCTGGTCGAGGAACTCCACGAGCCTGCGGTCGACCAGGAGGTTGCCGATCTGCTCATGGGTCTCGGTCTGGGTTGACATGGTGGCCCCTGTCGATGTGGTCATGGAGGTCTCCTCTCTCAGGTGCGCTGTCGGTTCAGAACTGCGCGGCCTCGGTGGAATCCTTGAGAGCCGTCGTCGAGCTCTCCGGGTTCACCACGGTAGCGATGTCGTCGAAGTAGCCGGTGCCGACCTCCCGCTGGTGCTTGGTGGCGGTGTAGCCGCGCTCCTCGGCGGCGAACTCGCGCTCCTGCAGGTCGACGTAGGCGGTCATGCCCTCACGGGCGTAGCCGTGGGCCAGGTCGAACATCGAGTAGTTGAGGGCGTGGAAGCCGGCCAGCGTGATGAACTGGAACTTGAAGCCCATCGCGCCCAGCTCGCGCTGGAACTTCGCGATCGTGGCGTCGTCCAGGTGCTTGCGCCAGTTGAACGACGGCGAGCAGTTGTAGGCCAGCAGCTGGTCGGGGTGCTCGGACTTGACGGCCTCGGCGAACTTCTTGGCGACCTCGAGGTCGGGCGTGCCGGTCTCCATCCACAGCAGGTCGGCGTACTCCGCGTACGCCTTGCCGCGGGCGATGCAAGCCTCCAGGCCGTTACGGACTTTGTAGAAGCCCTCGGCGGTGCGCTCACCGGTGAGGAACTCCTGGTCGCGCTCGTCGACGTCGGAGGTGATCAGGGTCGCGGCTTCGGCGTCGGTGCGGGCGATGATCACCGAGGGGACACCGGCGACGTCGGCGGCCAGGCGCGCGGCGTTGAGGGTGCGCTCGTGCTGCTTGGTGGGGATCAGCACCTTGCCACCGAGGTGGCCGCACTTCTTCTCGGAAGCCAGCTGGTCCTCCCAGTGGACGCCGGAAGCGCCCGCGGCGATCATCGACTTCATCAGCTCGTACGCGTTGAGCGGGCCGCCGAAGCCGGCCTCGGCGTCGGCCACGATCGGGACCAGCCAGTCCTCGACGGAGCGGATGCCCTCGGAGTGCTCGATCTGGTCGGCGCGCAGCAGCGCGTTGTTGATCCGACGGACGACCTGGGGCACCGAGTTGGCCGGGTACAGCGACTGGTCGGGGTAGGTGTGGCCGGAGAGGTTGGCATCGGCCGCGACCTGCCAGCCGGAGAGGTAGATGGCCTTCAGGCCGGCCTTGACCTGCTGGACGGCCTGGTTGCCGGTGAGCGCGCCCAGCGCGTTGATGTAGTCCTCGGTGTTGATCTTCTCCCAGAGACGCTCGGCGCCACGACGGGCGAGCGTATGCTCCTCCTGCACGGTGCCACGCAGACGGACGACGTCCGCGGCGGTGTAGTCACGCTTGACGTTGGCCCAGCGGGGGTTGGTCTTCCAGTCGTACTGGATGAGTTCTGCGGAGTTGGAGCTCATGGCAGCTTCCTTCGGGTCATCGGGCCAGCGTCCTTGCGTGCCCTGGTGGTACTACCTTGCGTGACCTGCACCACAACTTTCTAGAGGAATCTCTTGAAAGAAACGCAAAAATTCTGTTACCGTCAATTTCGTGCTTGTCAACGATGATCGGCCGGTCGCCCCCGACGAGACCGTGGAGCCTTTCGACCCGTTTTCGCTGGGTCGCCGTCTGCGCCACCTGCGCAAGGAACGCGACCTCACCCTGGCCCAGGTCGCCGAGCAGTCCGGCGTCGCGGCGTCGCAGCTGTCGCTGCTCGAGAACGGGAAGCGAGAGGCGAAACTTTCCACGCTGCAACGGATCGCGCGTGTGTACGGCGCCACACTGGACGATCTCACCGCCCCGGTGCCGAGCCGCCGGGCCCAGTTGGAGATCGAGCTCGAGCACTACATGAACTCCCCGCTGGCGCGGGCGAAGGGTCTGCCGACTGTCCGCATCTCGCCGCGGATGTCGATGGATGTCCTCGAGGCTCTCGTCGGGCTGCACCACGAACTGGCCCGTGACGCGGCCGAGCGGGTCGCCACGCCGGAGGAGGCACGGCGGGCCAACGCCCAGTTGCGCGACGAGATGCGCGCCCGCGACAACTACTACGGCGAACTCGAGGCAGAGGCCGCGAAGCTGCTGAAGCGGGTCGGCTACGTCTCGGGGCCGCTGTCGCAACACCTCATCGGCGAGATGACCGAGCACCTCGGCTTCAGCCTGTACCACGCCAGTGACCTGCCCCACTCGACCCGATCCGTCACCGACCTGAAGAACATGCGGATCTACCTGCCGGCGACGCTGGGCGACCACGATCCCAAGTCGGTGCTCCTGCAGGCCCTCGGCCACCACATCCTCGGCCACACGCCGCCGACGAACTACGGCGACTTCCTGCGGCAGCGGGTCGAGACGAACTACTTCGCCGCCGCGCTGATGATGCCCGAGGAGCCGGCGGTCCGTTTCCTCCGCGAGGCCAAGGGACGGCGGGAGCTGGCGGCGGAGGACCTGCGGGACAACTTCGCGGTGAGCTATGAGGCGGCCTGCCATCGCTTCACGAACTTCGCGACCCAGCACCTCGACATCCAGGTCCACTTCCAACGCGTCCACGAGTCCGGCGTGATCTACAAGGCGTACGAGAACGACGGGGTGATGTTCCCCAAGGACAACCTGGGAGCGATCGAGGGCCAACCGGTCTGCCGCTACTGGACCTCCCGACAGGTCTTCGACGTCGCGGACAAGTTCAATGCCTTCGACCAGTACACCGACACCCCCACGGGCACCTTCTGGTGCTCCGCGCGGGTCGACCGCGCCGGCGCCAGTGGCGCGTTCTCCACCAGCATCGGGGTGCCCTACCGGGATTCCAAGTGGTTCCGGGGCCGCGACACCAAGGAGCACTCCGTCTCGAAGTGCCCCGACGAGAGCTGCTGCCGTCGGGCGCCAGCGGGCCTGACGCAGCGCTGGTCGGCCTATGCGTGGCCGAGTGCCCGGACCCATGCGCACCTTCTGGCCGCTCTGCCTCCCGGCACCTTCCCCGGCGTCGATGATGCGGAGGTCTACCAGTTCCTCGACTCACGCTCCGGCGAGAAGGAATCCTGACCCACTAGCCTGGCATCACCACGAAGGGGCAGGGGTGCCTCCGAGGAAGGAGACAGCCGTGCGTACGGTCCGACTCAGGAACGTTTCCCTCGGTGAGGGGAGGACCAAGGTGATCGTCCCGATCACCGGGCGCACGTCCGACGAACTCGTGGCCCAGGCGTCCGAACTGGTGAGGCATGACCTGGACATCGTCGAGTGGCGGGTGGATTTCCTCGACGTGGCGCCCAACGTGGAGCAGGTCGTCGCGGCAGGTCGTCGCGTCGTGGAGGCGCTGGACGGCACGCCGGTGCTGTTCACCTTCCGCACGGCCGACGAGGGCGGCGAGAAGGCCATCACACCCGCTGACTACGTCCAGCTCAATCTCGGAGTCATCGAGTCGGGGCTCGTGGACGCCGTGGACGTGGAGCAGTTCTTCGACGCCGAGGCGGGCGACGCCATCCTCGCCGCTGCCCACGCGGCCGGGGTGCCCGTCGTCGGCAGCAACCACGATTTCCAGGCGACGCCCCCGGCAGACGAGATCGTGGCCCGCCTCGTCGCCATGCAGGACCGAGGCATGGACGTCGCGAAGATGGCGGTCATGCCGACCGACGCCGGCGACCTCCTGCGCCTGCTCGAAGCCACCTGGACGATGGCCTCCAGGCATGACAAAACGCCCGTGATCACCATGTCGATGGCCGGGCTCGGAGTCGTCTCGCGGATGGCCGCACAGGTGTTCGGCTCCTCGGCGACGTTCGCCATGGTCGGGCGCGCCTCCGCGCCCGGGCAGGTCCCGGTCGAGGAGCTGCAGCCCATCCTGCGCCTGATTGCCGAGAATTGCTGATCTTTGCCCACCTGTCGCATCGGGGAGGACGTGGGGCGTACGTGACATGACCAGGGTTATGTGCGTCGCATCACAAGGCTTTGTATGTACATATTCTTGACTTAGTCCTGTCATGAGTGTTGAATCGTCATGTGGCCATCACCTGGGCGGCATCGGCGCCTCCCACGCCACCGACCCAGGAGCTTCAGGTCCATGAATGACACGGCCTCCCTTGATACGACGCTCGTCGCTGGTCCCCTGTTGGAGGCCGCACGAACCACTCCCACCGCACTGTGGAACGACTCCTCCGACCTGGAGGAGCTCCGGCAGTCCATCTCCTTCGGGGGCGTGGGCGCCACCTGCAACCCGGTGATCGCCTACACCACCATCTCCAAGCACCCCGAGGTGTGGACCGACCGCATCCGCGCCATCGCGGCCGCCCACCCCACGTGGGGGAGTCGGCGATCGGCTGGCAGGCGGTCAGGGACATGTCGGTCGAGGCCGCCCAGCTGCTGGAGCCCATCTTCGTCGAGCACAAGGGGCGCAACGGCCGCCTCTCGGTGCAGACCGATCCGCGCCTGGCCCGCGACGCGGAGGCGATCGTCGCCCAGGCGGTCGAGTTCAGCGAGCTGGCGCCCAACATCGTCGTGAAGATCCCGGCCACGCAGGTCGGCATCGCGGCGATCGAAGAGGCCACCTACCGCGGCGTGTCTGTCAACGTCACCGTGTCCTTCTCGGTCGCCCAGGCGGTCGAGTCGGCGGCGGCGATCGAGCGGGGCCTGGCGCGGCGGGAGGCCGACGGACACGACACGTCCGCCATGGGGCCGGTGGTGACCATCATGGTCGGACGCCTGGACGACTGGATCAAGCATGTGGTGGCACGGGACAAGATCTTCCTCGATCCGTCCGCGCTGGAATGGGCCGGAGTGGCCGCGTTCAAGCACGCCTACGCGATCTTCCAGCAGCGCGGCTACCGCTCGCGGCTGCTCTCGGCGGCCTTCCGCAACGTGCACCACTGGGCGGAATTCGTCGGTGGTGACGTGGTGGTCTCCCCGCCGTTCAAGTGGCAGGCACTGATCAACGCCTCGGACTACCGAGCCGAGCCCCGGATGGACGTCCCCGTCGACGCGCGCTACCTCGAGCAGCTGCTGCGGGTCCCCGACTTCGTCCGCGCCTACGAGGTGGACGGCATGACCCCGGCCGAGTTCGAGGAGTTCGGGCCGACGCGGAAGACACTGCGCCAGTTCCTCGCCGCCGACGCCGACCTCGACGCCCTGGTGCGCGACATCCTGATCCCGGCCCCCTGAGGCCGCACCTGCTTCCCCCTACTGGTCCGTCCCTGACCCACTCCAGGAGCGGTCACACTCCTGCTTTCCACGGCCCTGCATGTCGAGAGTGGATCCGTCGGTACCAGCAGGGGGAGGGAAAGGTCCCGGGTCCCGAGCAGCATCGTGGACCCGGGGCCCGTTCGTCCCCGCACTCGTCCTGCCTGGACTCCGGTGTACGTGCTGCCGGGGGCTCAGCGGGCGATGATCGCGACCCGCTGGATCGCGTTGTTCCCTATCCCCTGGACGTTCCACACCTCGTCGGGCTGGGTGTTCCCGGCCTCATCGGTGGCTCGGCACGACAGCACATGTTCGCCGGGCGCGACGTCGCAGGTGCCCGACCAGGCCCGCCAGGCGTACGGTTCGCCGACCGGGCCCAGCTCGGCGCTTGCCAGTGACCGTCGACCGCCACCTCGACGCGGCGGATCGGCCCCTGCCCACTCCAGGCCCGCCCCCGCACGCTGAGGCGGCCGGCCCCGACATAGCGGTGCCGCTCAGGGAAGTCCGGGTAGCCCGGCGGCATCATCAGCGCCCGTACCCGGATCCGGGTCACCGGCTCGCCAATGTCTTCGGGCGTGGCCTGATAGCGGTACGCCTCCGCCTGCTGGTATCCCCGGAACGGCTCGGCGACGGCCTCGACCCCGGTGAGCCACTTCACGCTCGTCATGCCGTACCAGCCCGGCACGAGCAGGCGTAGCGGGGCGCCGTGTTGCGGCTCGAGCGGCCGCTCGTTCATCGCGTAGGCGAGGAGCACCTCGTCGCGGCGGGCCTCGGCCACAGGGAGGGAACGCTGGTAGTCCTGCTCGACCCCGCCCTGCACTCCGTGATCGGCCCCGGTGAAGACCAGTTCGATGGCCGCGTCGTCGAGGCCGGCATCATCCAGGACTCCTCGCAGCGGCGTCCCGGTCCACCGCGCCGTGCCGATCGCTTCGAGGAGCCAGGGCTGCGACTCGGCCCTCGGCGCCATCCGCGCCCGGCCGTTCCCCGCACACTCCATCGTCACGGTCACCGTCCGTGTGGGGCGGGCCGACAGGTCCGCGAGGGAGAGGGTGAGTGGCGTACGGACGAGACCACCGACGGTCAGGCGCCACGAGTGGTCGAGCTCAGGCATGTCGAAGTGGGTCAGCAGGTAGTGGAGCCCCACCGGCGTGACGTCGTGGCGCAGCGCCTCGAGGGGCATCCCACGGTTGCGGAAGGCGTTCTGCAGTTCGACCAGGGAGAACCGGTCCGGCGACTGACTGGCGGCCATGCTCCACCATAGGGTTCCTCGCCCGCCCTGCGGTAGGGAGGCACGAGATCTGCCTGGGCGTGCTCGTTCACCGCGGGGGCGGCCCCGCCAGCGGCCAGCCACCGGCGGCCAGGCGGGCCGAGACCCGGCGGACGTCCTCGGGCTCCGGCTCCTCCTGCACCACCCTGCGGATCATCTCGCGGACCTCGTCCTCCGAGACCGGGTGCCCCGGGTTCTTGCGCTCGGCGATCCGTCGGACGATGGTCTCGATCTCCTCCTTGGTCAGCGTGCGGTGCAGGATGCTGTAGAGGGCGATGTAGTCGTTCTCGGGGATGCCCTGCGGATACCCTGCCCGCAGCCATTCGACGACGCGATGGAAGACGCTCTCGGGCATGGTGGTCAGCCCTTCTTCAGGAGGGTCGGGAGGATGTGCTGGAAGGAGACGACGTAGCCGAAGCCGGCGGCCACGATGATGGCCAAGCCGATGGCGATCACGGCAAGGACGACCGCGAAGCACGCGAGGGCGAGGGCGGTGTAGGCA is a window encoding:
- a CDS encoding malate synthase G produces the protein MTTSTGATMSTQTETHEQIGNLLVDRRLVEFLDQVALPGAGVPRDRFWDGFVSVFAAFTGRNRDLLRERDRLQSALDSYHGEHPGVPEPKAYQQFLRDIGYLLDEPTGVRARTRNVDAEIADVAGPQLVVPVMNRRFAINAANARWGSLYDALYGTDAISEADGGERGTGYNPIRGERVIAWARAFLDRAVPLASGSHADVVEYRAGRRLQVTLESGEVVGLADEATFVGYTGAPGAPKSILLRHHGLHIEIRFNFDSPIGRADKACVSDIVLESAITAIMDFEDSVAAVDGPDKVTGYRNWLALNDGTAAEVMEKGGRTFTRTLADDRLFSAPDGSELRLKGRSLMLCRNVGHLMTTPAVLDEQGNELPEGILDALVTSLCAMPGLAESNERANSLTGSIYIVKPKQHGPAEVAFTSELFGAVEDVLGLERNTIKMGIMDEERRTTVNLMSCIEQAADRIIFINTGFLDRTGDEIHTSMVAGPMIRKAEMKSATWMKSYEDWNVDIGLACGLPGRAQIGKGMWAMTELMADMLATKIAHPAAGANTAWVPSPTGSTLHVTHYHDVNVWERQADILQEGRRATLEGLLEIPLAPSTDWTEEEKRNEVDNSCQSILGYVVRWIEQGVGCSKVPDIHDIDLMEDRATCRISSQMLANWIRHDVVSAEFVVDAFRRMAAVVDQQNASDPTYLPMTPSTPEGSYEDSIAWCAARDLALEGTRSPSGYTEPILHARRREFKERHGLV
- the aceA gene encoding isocitrate lyase — encoded protein: MSSNSAELIQYDWKTNPRWANVKRDYTAADVVRLRGTVQEEHTLARRGAERLWEKINTEDYINALGALTGNQAVQQVKAGLKAIYLSGWQVAADANLSGHTYPDQSLYPANSVPQVVRRINNALLRADQIEHSEGIRSVEDWLVPIVADAEAGFGGPLNAYELMKSMIAAGASGVHWEDQLASEKKCGHLGGKVLIPTKQHERTLNAARLAADVAGVPSVIIARTDAEAATLITSDVDERDQEFLTGERTAEGFYKVRNGLEACIARGKAYAEYADLLWMETGTPDLEVAKKFAEAVKSEHPDQLLAYNCSPSFNWRKHLDDATIAKFQRELGAMGFKFQFITLAGFHALNYSMFDLAHGYAREGMTAYVDLQEREFAAEERGYTATKHQREVGTGYFDDIATVVNPESSTTALKDSTEAAQF
- a CDS encoding XRE family transcriptional regulator, which codes for MLVNDDRPVAPDETVEPFDPFSLGRRLRHLRKERDLTLAQVAEQSGVAASQLSLLENGKREAKLSTLQRIARVYGATLDDLTAPVPSRRAQLEIELEHYMNSPLARAKGLPTVRISPRMSMDVLEALVGLHHELARDAAERVATPEEARRANAQLRDEMRARDNYYGELEAEAAKLLKRVGYVSGPLSQHLIGEMTEHLGFSLYHASDLPHSTRSVTDLKNMRIYLPATLGDHDPKSVLLQALGHHILGHTPPTNYGDFLRQRVETNYFAAALMMPEEPAVRFLREAKGRRELAAEDLRDNFAVSYEAACHRFTNFATQHLDIQVHFQRVHESGVIYKAYENDGVMFPKDNLGAIEGQPVCRYWTSRQVFDVADKFNAFDQYTDTPTGTFWCSARVDRAGASGAFSTSIGVPYRDSKWFRGRDTKEHSVSKCPDESCCRRAPAGLTQRWSAYAWPSARTHAHLLAALPPGTFPGVDDAEVYQFLDSRSGEKES
- the aroD gene encoding type I 3-dehydroquinate dehydratase — its product is MRTVRLRNVSLGEGRTKVIVPITGRTSDELVAQASELVRHDLDIVEWRVDFLDVAPNVEQVVAAGRRVVEALDGTPVLFTFRTADEGGEKAITPADYVQLNLGVIESGLVDAVDVEQFFDAEAGDAILAAAHAAGVPVVGSNHDFQATPPADEIVARLVAMQDRGMDVAKMAVMPTDAGDLLRLLEATWTMASRHDKTPVITMSMAGLGVVSRMAAQVFGSSATFAMVGRASAPGQVPVEELQPILRLIAENC
- a CDS encoding DUF3349 domain-containing protein, encoding MPESVFHRVVEWLRAGYPQGIPENDYIALYSILHRTLTKEEIETIVRRIAERKNPGHPVSEDEVREMIRRVVQEEPEPEDVRRVSARLAAGGWPLAGPPPR